One stretch of Bradyrhizobium canariense DNA includes these proteins:
- the mtgA gene encoding monofunctional biosynthetic peptidoglycan transglycosylase, whose product MRIARNLLLILIVVLVLPYLLAPLYRAGHPVSTLMAWRWLTGAPVSRQWIDFNAISPSLPRSVVAAEDAKFCIHHGIDWDALRDVIDDAEDGEPTRGGSTITQQVAKNLFLWPGRSVVRKALEFPLALWIDRVLPKQRILEIYLNIAELGPSGQFGAEAAAMYAFGHPASSLSPREAALLAATLPNPVKRSARNPGPGVRRLAGTYMARAQAQELQHCWRENHAF is encoded by the coding sequence TTGCGCATTGCCCGAAATTTATTGCTGATTTTGATCGTCGTGCTTGTGCTGCCCTATCTGCTGGCACCGCTGTATCGCGCTGGCCATCCGGTCTCGACCTTGATGGCCTGGCGCTGGCTGACCGGCGCGCCGGTATCGCGGCAATGGATCGATTTCAATGCGATCTCGCCCTCACTGCCGCGCTCGGTGGTTGCGGCCGAAGATGCCAAATTCTGTATCCATCATGGCATCGACTGGGACGCGTTACGCGATGTGATCGACGATGCGGAGGACGGCGAGCCGACCCGCGGCGGCTCGACCATCACCCAGCAGGTGGCGAAAAACCTGTTTCTGTGGCCGGGCCGCAGCGTGGTCCGCAAGGCCCTGGAGTTTCCGCTGGCGCTGTGGATCGACCGGGTGCTGCCCAAGCAGCGGATCCTGGAAATCTACCTCAACATCGCCGAACTTGGGCCGTCCGGCCAGTTCGGCGCCGAGGCCGCCGCGATGTACGCGTTCGGCCACCCGGCCTCCAGCCTGTCGCCGCGCGAGGCGGCATTGCTGGCGGCAACCCTTCCCAATCCGGTCAAGCGCAGCGCCCGTAACCCCGGTCCCGGGGTGCGCCGGCTGGCCGGGACCTATATGGCCCGCGCCCAAGCTCAGGAATTACAGCACTGCTGGCGCGAAAATCACGCCTTTTAA
- the rpmF gene encoding 50S ribosomal protein L32: protein MAVPRRKTSPSRRGMRRSADALKKPTYAEDKDSGELRRPHHLDLKTGMYKGRQVLKAKKES, encoded by the coding sequence ATGGCCGTTCCCCGAAGAAAAACATCGCCGTCGCGGCGTGGCATGCGCCGTTCGGCGGATGCCCTGAAGAAGCCGACCTATGCCGAGGACAAGGATTCCGGCGAATTGCGCCGTCCGCATCACCTCGATTTGAAAACCGGCATGTATAAGGGCCGGCAGGTTCTGAAGGCCAAGAAAGAATCCTGA
- a CDS encoding putative bifunctional diguanylate cyclase/phosphodiesterase — protein sequence MALAPPQASTVLALLGQAAFAWDIATDEIAWSDHAASVFPGIPPQALASGAEFSKLIEPVRSIRADAFSPSPLARSDDGAPYRIEYGVRASTSAPVIWIEESGAWFAGPDGKPVRAQGIVRLNNERHAHEEQLLKLSRHDPLTGELNRTHLVAALAETIEEVTRFRSSCAFMLIGIDHLSRINDAFGFDVADAVIAEVAKRIRARLRAGDVLGRFSGNKFGLILKNCTVDDMNVAAERFLAGVRDDVVPTKSGPVSVTVSIGAVTVPRHARDADEAINRVQETLDMAKRRRAGSFSLWRPNVERDAQRRVNIRVTDEIVTALNERRIVMAYEPVVEARSRQTSFYECLVRMEQNDGQVLLAPDIVPVAERLGLIRLVDHRVLELVVTELAVSPNVQLSLNISPDTTMDPDWWASIESLMLAHPGVGERLIVEITETVAIRDIDNVRGFVTRLKNFGSRIAIDDFGAGYTSFRNLRKLGVDIVKIDGAFVQNIARSADDRAFVQTLIDLARRLQIKTVAEWVQDDESAVMLRDWGCDYIQGRLIGLASSERPWGAQSGAVSPAVS from the coding sequence GTGGCATTGGCTCCTCCGCAAGCTTCGACCGTCCTCGCTTTGCTCGGCCAGGCCGCCTTCGCGTGGGACATCGCAACCGACGAGATCGCCTGGAGCGATCACGCCGCCTCGGTTTTTCCCGGTATTCCGCCGCAGGCGCTGGCAAGCGGGGCCGAATTTTCGAAACTGATCGAGCCGGTCCGTTCGATCCGGGCAGACGCGTTCAGTCCGTCGCCGCTCGCGCGTAGCGACGACGGCGCGCCCTACCGTATCGAATATGGCGTGCGGGCAAGCACATCCGCCCCCGTGATCTGGATCGAGGAATCAGGTGCCTGGTTCGCGGGCCCCGACGGCAAGCCGGTGCGCGCGCAGGGCATTGTCCGCCTCAACAACGAGCGCCACGCCCACGAAGAGCAGCTCCTGAAATTATCGCGGCATGATCCGCTGACCGGCGAACTCAATCGCACGCATCTTGTCGCCGCGCTCGCCGAGACCATCGAGGAAGTAACGCGGTTCCGTTCGTCGTGCGCCTTCATGCTGATCGGCATCGACCATCTGTCGCGCATCAACGATGCCTTCGGCTTCGATGTCGCGGACGCGGTGATTGCCGAAGTGGCCAAGCGCATCCGCGCGAGGCTTCGCGCCGGCGATGTGCTTGGCCGCTTCTCCGGCAACAAATTCGGACTGATCCTGAAGAATTGCACCGTCGACGACATGAATGTCGCTGCCGAGCGATTCCTGGCCGGCGTTCGCGACGATGTGGTGCCGACCAAATCCGGTCCGGTTTCCGTGACCGTGTCGATCGGCGCGGTCACCGTGCCGCGCCATGCGCGCGATGCTGACGAGGCGATCAACCGCGTCCAGGAAACGCTCGACATGGCGAAGCGGCGTCGCGCCGGATCGTTTTCGCTGTGGCGTCCGAACGTCGAGCGCGATGCGCAGCGCCGCGTCAATATCCGTGTCACCGACGAGATCGTCACCGCGCTCAACGAGCGGCGGATCGTGATGGCGTACGAGCCGGTGGTGGAAGCGCGTTCGCGACAGACGTCATTCTATGAGTGCCTGGTCCGCATGGAGCAGAACGACGGGCAGGTGCTGCTGGCGCCGGACATTGTGCCGGTCGCAGAACGGCTCGGCCTGATCAGGCTGGTCGATCACCGCGTGCTCGAACTCGTGGTCACCGAACTCGCCGTATCACCGAACGTGCAGCTCAGCCTCAACATCTCGCCGGATACCACGATGGATCCGGACTGGTGGGCTTCGATCGAGTCGCTGATGCTGGCGCATCCCGGCGTCGGCGAACGGCTGATCGTGGAAATCACCGAGACGGTCGCGATCCGGGACATCGACAACGTCCGCGGTTTCGTCACGCGGCTCAAGAACTTCGGCAGCCGGATCGCGATCGACGATTTCGGCGCGGGCTACACGTCTTTCCGGAACTTGCGCAAGCTCGGCGTGGACATCGTGAAGATCGACGGCGCCTTCGTGCAGAACATCGCGCGCTCCGCCGACGATCGCGCTTTCGTGCAAACGCTGATCGATCTGGCTCGCCGGCTGCAAATCAAGACGGTCGCGGAATGGGTTCAGGATGACGAATCGGCCGTGATGCTGCGCGATTGGGGCTGCGACTACATCCAGGGCCGCTTGATCGGACTAGCGTCGTCGGAGCGGCCATGGGGTGCGCAGTCCGGTGCAGTATCGCCGGCGGTGAGCTAA